Proteins co-encoded in one Neovison vison isolate M4711 chromosome 9, ASM_NN_V1, whole genome shotgun sequence genomic window:
- the ISCA1 gene encoding iron-sulfur cluster assembly 1 homolog, mitochondrial codes for QRRGGPRRGGAWGAVRRSLWRQCGRRVHGERVKWPSFGPRHRGSGTARMSASLVRATVRAVSKRKLQPTRAALTLTPSAVNKIKQLLKDKPEHVGLKVGVRTRGCNGLSYTLEYTKTKGDSDEEVVQDGVRVFIEKKAQLTLLGTEMDYVEDKLSSEFVFNNPNIKGTCGCGESFNI; via the exons CAGCGGCGGGGCGGGCCCCGGCGGGGTGGGGCGTGGGGCGCCGTGCGCCGGAGCCTGTGGCGTCAATGCGGCCGCCGTGTCCATGGAGAGAGGGTGAAGTGGCCGAGCTTCGGCCCGAGGCACCGGGGCTCCGGGACGGCGAGGATGTCGGCTTCTTTAGTCCGGGCCACTGTCCGGGCTGTGAGCAAGAGGAAGCTGCAGCCCACCCGGGCCGCCCTCACCCTG ACACCTTCAGCAGTAAACAAGATAAAACAGCTTCTTAAAGATAAGCCCGAACAC GTAGGTCTGAAAGTTGGTGTCCGAACCAGGGGTTGTAATGGCCTTTCTTATACTCTAGAATATACAAAGACAAAAGGAGATTCTGATGAAGAAGTTGTTCAAGATG GAGTCAGAGTGTTCATCGAAAAGAAAGCACAGCTAACACTTTTAGGAACAGAAATGGACTATGTTGAAGATAAATTATCCAGTGAGTTTGTTTTCAATAATCCAAACATCAAAGGAACGTGTGGCTGTGGAGAAAGCTTTAATATTTGA